The following proteins are co-located in the Komagataeibacter sp. FNDCF1 genome:
- a CDS encoding helicase-related protein, translating to MTSEFPDRAAPALLALDAAIAATGLHVETRERPKLERVIARMLPPGAQRIDDAGFRTALCTVRRKPWGSRLMDLTRRAGQVWVTRADTEAAAMTVDDPEPDDARLLAALAPVLREKLRAQGDSPRAAMDNVRGDLFDGTGRTLAPAGTRTLALAVADAFALPDPEAFAAEMEREDTSRRDRDTRIEETARTRRREEVLRLREWEKSLVPFSDVPGLLRCSQREALRWIAENRLPVARRVPQPGGQERWEFDPGELMALRQQLPQWRREGPEGPGRAPLAPDLGNQRIGNAVIAQVAALDRYAAHFRTARALNRRITLVTGPTNSGKSHTALDALAQAQSGLALAPLRLLAHEFRESLTARGVPTSLATGEERIDVPGSRHLAATVEMCPLNNPVDVAIIDEAQMLTDPDRGAAWTAAIMGAPARHLFILGAPDCIPMVRRIAELCGDPVDEIRLERKSPLVAAERSVSLHELQKHDALIAFSRREVLDLRALLLAQGKRVAVVYGALSPEVRRAEAQRFNDGDADILIATDAIGMGLNLTIRRVVFAALRKYDGNQTRDLNPQEVKQIGGRAGRYGRHEQGIVAVLEGVGSPSFIHAMLAAPPQPIEDMRPQVQPDADIVQAVAAEIGSDSLFGVLVRIRRAVLRRDDPNYRLANMEQAFAIATALEGVADLTLAQRWVYAMCPVDDRDNGIQRLVHWAADHAAGNAVPPPGTGRLPPAERAERTELERAEKRHKRLVAWRWLALRFPEAYVNREDAEATTARLNDWIEDVLRQQSIRARAPGASPFRPDSRASPPGRRGRDGGPPKGKRPHRKGR from the coding sequence CTGCCCTGCTGGCGCTGGACGCGGCGATTGCCGCAACCGGCCTGCATGTTGAAACCCGTGAACGCCCCAAGCTGGAGCGCGTGATCGCACGCATGCTGCCCCCCGGCGCCCAGCGGATAGACGATGCCGGCTTCCGCACAGCCCTGTGCACCGTGCGCCGCAAGCCATGGGGCTCGCGCCTGATGGATCTGACCCGCCGCGCAGGGCAGGTATGGGTCACGCGCGCGGATACGGAAGCCGCCGCCATGACGGTGGACGACCCCGAACCCGACGATGCCCGCCTGCTTGCAGCACTTGCCCCCGTGCTGCGCGAGAAACTGCGCGCGCAGGGTGACAGTCCGCGCGCGGCCATGGATAACGTGCGTGGCGACCTGTTTGATGGCACGGGCCGCACGCTTGCACCTGCCGGGACCCGCACCCTTGCCCTGGCCGTGGCGGATGCGTTCGCGCTGCCGGACCCCGAAGCCTTCGCCGCCGAGATGGAGCGCGAGGATACCAGCCGCCGGGACCGCGACACCCGGATAGAAGAAACGGCGCGCACCCGCCGGCGCGAGGAAGTGCTGCGCCTGCGGGAGTGGGAAAAAAGCCTTGTCCCCTTCAGCGACGTGCCCGGCCTGCTGCGCTGCTCCCAGCGCGAGGCGCTGCGCTGGATTGCCGAAAACCGCCTGCCCGTCGCCCGCCGCGTGCCCCAGCCGGGCGGGCAGGAACGCTGGGAGTTCGACCCCGGCGAGCTCATGGCGCTGCGCCAGCAGCTTCCCCAGTGGCGCAGGGAAGGACCGGAAGGCCCGGGCCGCGCGCCGCTGGCCCCTGACCTTGGCAACCAGCGCATCGGCAATGCCGTCATCGCGCAGGTCGCGGCCCTTGACCGCTATGCCGCCCATTTCCGCACGGCGCGCGCGCTCAATCGTCGCATCACACTGGTGACGGGGCCGACCAACAGCGGCAAGTCCCACACGGCACTGGATGCGCTGGCACAGGCGCAAAGCGGGCTGGCGCTCGCCCCGCTGCGCCTGCTGGCCCATGAGTTCCGCGAGTCGCTGACCGCGCGCGGCGTACCCACGTCACTTGCCACGGGGGAGGAACGCATCGACGTGCCCGGCAGCCGCCATCTGGCCGCCACCGTGGAAATGTGCCCGCTGAACAACCCGGTCGATGTCGCGATCATCGACGAAGCCCAGATGCTGACCGATCCCGACCGGGGGGCGGCATGGACGGCGGCCATCATGGGCGCACCCGCGCGGCACCTGTTCATCCTTGGCGCGCCAGACTGCATTCCCATGGTCAGGCGCATTGCCGAACTGTGCGGCGACCCGGTGGATGAAATCCGGCTGGAGCGCAAAAGTCCGCTGGTCGCCGCCGAACGTTCGGTCAGCCTGCACGAGTTGCAGAAGCACGATGCGCTGATCGCCTTCTCGCGCCGCGAGGTGCTGGACCTGCGCGCGCTGCTGCTGGCGCAGGGCAAGCGGGTTGCGGTGGTATATGGCGCGCTCAGCCCCGAAGTCCGCCGGGCGGAGGCCCAGCGTTTCAATGACGGTGACGCCGATATCCTGATCGCGACGGATGCCATCGGCATGGGGCTGAACCTGACCATCCGCCGCGTCGTCTTTGCCGCCCTGCGCAAATATGACGGCAACCAGACGCGCGATCTCAACCCGCAGGAAGTCAAGCAGATCGGCGGCCGCGCCGGGCGCTACGGCAGGCATGAACAGGGTATCGTGGCCGTGCTGGAGGGCGTGGGCAGCCCGTCCTTCATCCATGCCATGCTGGCAGCGCCCCCCCAGCCGATCGAGGACATGCGCCCGCAGGTGCAGCCGGATGCGGATATCGTGCAGGCCGTTGCCGCCGAAATCGGGTCCGACAGCCTGTTCGGCGTGCTGGTGCGCATCCGCCGCGCGGTGCTGCGGCGGGACGACCCGAATTACCGGCTGGCCAACATGGAACAGGCCTTCGCCATTGCCACGGCACTGGAGGGTGTGGCCGACCTGACGCTGGCCCAGCGCTGGGTTTACGCCATGTGCCCGGTGGATGACCGTGACAACGGCATCCAGCGCCTTGTGCACTGGGCGGCGGACCACGCGGCGGGCAATGCCGTGCCGCCGCCGGGCACGGGCCGCCTGCCGCCCGCCGAACGGGCCGAGCGCACGGAACTGGAACGCGCCGAAAAGCGGCACAAGCGGCTGGTGGCTTGGCGGTGGCTGGCGCTGCGCTTTCCCGAAGCCTATGTGAACCGCGAGGACGCCGAGGCCACGACCGCGCGCCTC